DNA from Plectropomus leopardus isolate mb unplaced genomic scaffold, YSFRI_Pleo_2.0 unplaced_scaffold19016, whole genome shotgun sequence:
ttttttaaaaagaaaacatgccttcccaACTTGCAGGTTTGGAAGATATGTTgattttttctctgtaaaaacaccaaaaattacaccattaatcatagccagaaactgtaaaaacagaaagtattgtgagattttcaaatttccttatacaggtttgtgaaacaaaattccatgacttttccaaacttttcaagatatatttagttttcaaaaactttGCCAAAttgccatgacttttccaggctttGCATGACTGTATGAACCCTGTATAACCTGATAAAtgtgaattaaataaaacatttattccaACACTGGaacagaaaatgtcttttttaactaCTTCAGGTTAtgtaatgaaattattaaaatttgttgtttcactgatgaataaaaactactaaaacatgatgaaaaacatttaatgatcACATAGATTTTTATGCTTCCTCTAACAAATCTATTAAGAAGGGGGATTCGGTGCTGCTGGTTCAACAGAGTCTTACCAGTCTGCCACACAGGATGCCGCAAGTCTCTACAGCTCGGCTCGTGTTGGCTTCGGCCAGCCGCAGAAAGCTCCGGCACAGCTCAGCGGGAACGGCCAACTGCCGGAGGGCGTCCACCATCGTATCTGCAAAAACCATGTGGGTGAATGAAGAAAAGCTGAAGGAGAGAGTTTGATGCTTGTGATGTTCTGAAACGAGGCAtggtgtaaacaggaagtgaagtAGGTCACGGGAGAAGAAATCAGCTCAGAAGTGTAAATACTTTACAGCAGGAGCGGGGCAGTATTAAAATCCTCCGGAGGCCGGCCCCTAATGTCACAAAAAGATTAACTCACTGTTGTTCCCGGGGCTGGTCAGAGACCCGGGCTTGAGCGAGCGGTCGAAGGTGGGCGGGCCGCTGGCAGGTGTGCTGATGGTGGCAGGAGGAGGATTGTATTGGTGGTTGGTGCTGCCGGACAGGTCCCCCGGGCTCTGCGGCGGGGTGGGGGAGACCTGCGGGGGCCCCTGGATGCCTGGAAGGAGGGGCATGTCAGGGGAAGGTGCGGTGGGCGTGGCGAACTCCAGCAGCACACGCTGGCGCTCCTTCTCCAGCTCCTGGCGGCGGATCATCTCCTCAAAGGCACTGAACTGCTCCTGCTCCCGCTGCCGTCGCTGCATCTCGGCTACGCGCTCCCGCTCCGCGTCCAGCGCTCGCTGCTTGGAAAGCTCCCGCGCCAAGGCCTCCTGCTCCATTTTCTGAACATATAGAAACAGGTTTCATACgcatttttaccaatacatttccaggacttttccaggactttgggGCAGAATTTCAAGACCGTGCATTCtctaaaacaaccacaaatactGCTCATTGGTTCTTTCTCATGACTTTGtaacagctttttaaagtgtatattatttttaaaaatgaacagaaagaaCATGATTAGAACAGAATATCTAAAtttaacttagggactgtttgttatttatgagagtggAGGCTGTGGTGCAAAAATGGGAAggcatgttaaattatttttaagcactggggaagGACTTATGTTAGGGGCATGCAACtgtaaaatattgtattttgtttatattttactgcCCGTTTTTAAAGATCTTTAAAAGATTTTGgccatttagttttttttccaaattgctttttaaagaaaacaatttggtgaatttttaaaaaaattttgggcaatttttaaacacaacatttgGGCCTTTTTTTAGGGTGATTTTTGAAtacaacattttggcaatttttgtttggattttggacaactttttaagaaaatattttggcaatgacacaggtttgaaaggcatgttttcctcaaatatcaccaaaattacaccatttatcacaaccagaaaatttaaaaacagaaattattgttgaatttttaattttctgacgGTCCCTGGACACAGCTTGtcttattatacaggtttgtgaaacagatttccatgactttctggaaaactttcagggtatatctAGTTTCCCAGATTTTTCATGACTGTAGAAAACACAACATGGAAG
Protein-coding regions in this window:
- the LOC121965201 gene encoding STAM-binding protein-like A, which codes for LYVQKMEQEALARELSKQRALDAERERVAEMQRRQREQEQFSAFEEMIRRQELEKERQRVLLEFATPTAPSPDMPLLPGIQGPPQVSPTPPQSPGDLSGSTNHQYNPPPATISTPASGPPTFDRSLKPGSLTSPGNNNTMVDALRQLAVPAELCRSFLRLAEANTSRAVETCGILCGRLVRLC